Proteins from a genomic interval of Nautilia sp. PV-1:
- a CDS encoding arsenate reductase family protein → MKVYGIKTCGSVKKALKFFKDQGIEYEFHDFKKEPVGCEKIDEWINKVGIDVLFNSRGTKYRTLKLKELNLDDKGKREWLCKENLLIKRPVVEQDSGDVVVGFDEDKYKEIFA, encoded by the coding sequence ATGAAAGTATACGGAATAAAAACATGCGGGAGTGTAAAAAAGGCGCTTAAATTTTTTAAAGATCAAGGAATTGAATATGAATTTCACGATTTTAAAAAAGAGCCTGTAGGGTGTGAAAAAATTGATGAATGGATCAATAAAGTCGGAATTGACGTTTTGTTTAACAGCAGAGGGACAAAATACAGAACATTAAAACTTAAAGAATTAAATCTTGACGATAAAGGTAAAAGAGAGTGGCTTTGCAAGGAAAATCTGCTTATCAAAAGACCGGTAGTTGAGCAAGATAGCGGAGATGTTGTTGTAGGGTTTGATGAAGATAAATATAAGGAAATATTCGCATGA
- a CDS encoding rhodanese-like domain-containing protein: protein MFDFFVKGRKLKLGEEKREPRADAFPTYELLEEIIILDIRDEDEIEQYGKMPNSINIPFHPGFTESAMKLDKNKKYGVMDLRGVYINEALEILKQIGVDAVELRGGFFYLTEVMNIKPVKETE from the coding sequence TTGTTCGATTTTTTTGTGAAAGGAAGAAAACTTAAACTGGGGGAAGAAAAAAGAGAGCCCAGAGCGGATGCTTTTCCTACTTACGAACTGTTAGAGGAAATAATAATTTTAGATATAAGAGATGAAGATGAGATTGAACAATACGGTAAAATGCCTAATTCTATAAATATACCTTTTCATCCCGGATTTACCGAATCTGCAATGAAACTGGATAAGAATAAGAAATACGGTGTTATGGATTTAAGAGGTGTTTATATAAATGAGGCTTTGGAAATTCTTAAACAAATAGGTGTTGATGCTGTAGAACTTAGAGGAGGTTTTTTTTATTTGACGGAAGTAATGAATATTAAACCTGTTAAGGAGACTGAATGA
- the pseI gene encoding pseudaminic acid synthase: MQIGKINTNEKVFIIAELSANHDGSLQVAKDTVYAAKEAGADAIKLQTYTADWMTIDCEKEDFIIKGGTLWDGINLYKLYKQAAMPLEWHEELFNYGRSLGLEVFSSPFSKEAVDFLDEFNPPAYKIASFEITDYDLIDYAASKGRPMIISTGIATLQEIQNVADICKKRGVDLALLKCTSAYPAPRSEVNLKTIPAIKEIFKVEVGFSDHTLGISAPIAAVAMGARIIEKHFILNKSINSPDKYFSLTPDEFKEMVKAVRETEEMIGEVNFKPKSGRQFARSLYVVKDIKKGETFSEENIKSIRPGYGLHPKYLPEILGKKACKDLQKGDRLRWEDIY; the protein is encoded by the coding sequence ATGCAGATTGGAAAAATTAATACAAATGAAAAAGTTTTTATAATAGCCGAGCTTAGTGCAAATCACGATGGTAGTCTGCAAGTGGCAAAAGATACAGTTTATGCGGCAAAAGAAGCGGGGGCTGATGCTATAAAGCTTCAGACTTATACTGCCGATTGGATGACAATAGATTGTGAAAAGGAAGATTTTATTATTAAAGGCGGAACTTTATGGGACGGAATAAATCTTTATAAACTTTATAAGCAGGCTGCAATGCCTCTTGAATGGCATGAGGAACTGTTTAATTACGGTAGAAGTTTGGGACTTGAGGTGTTTAGTTCACCTTTTAGTAAAGAGGCTGTGGATTTTCTTGACGAGTTTAATCCACCCGCATATAAAATTGCATCTTTTGAAATTACGGATTATGATTTGATAGATTACGCCGCAAGCAAAGGCAGACCTATGATAATCTCAACAGGGATTGCTACATTACAGGAAATTCAGAATGTGGCTGATATCTGTAAAAAAAGAGGTGTTGATTTGGCTCTTTTAAAATGTACTTCTGCATATCCGGCACCAAGAAGTGAAGTGAATCTTAAAACGATACCCGCTATTAAAGAGATTTTTAAAGTAGAAGTTGGTTTTTCGGATCATACTCTTGGAATATCGGCTCCGATTGCTGCAGTTGCAATGGGAGCCAGGATAATTGAAAAACATTTTATTTTAAATAAATCTATTAACTCTCCGGATAAATATTTTAGCTTAACACCTGATGAATTTAAAGAAATGGTAAAAGCTGTAAGAGAAACGGAAGAGATGATTGGAGAAGTGAATTTTAAGCCTAAAAGCGGGCGTCAGTTTGCAAGAAGCCTGTATGTTGTAAAAGATATTAAAAAAGGCGAAACGTTCAGTGAAGAAAATATAAAATCAATACGTCCGGGATACGGACTTCATCCTAAATATCTTCCTGAAATACTGGGTAAAAAAGCCTGCAAGGATTTACAAAAAGGCGACAGACTCAGATGGGAAGATATTTATTAA
- the pseH gene encoding UDP-4-amino-4,6-dideoxy-N-acetyl-beta-L-altrosamine N-acetyltransferase, whose amino-acid sequence MKYIKFQDLSLEEKKEVLKWRNHPEIRKWMYNKNEISLEEHLKFIDTLENSNKIYLKVDDLGVVNFIIFKDYVDLGIHKNPVKKSVGNILLKFAIDYAFDYLNTKKIILYVFENNEKAISLYKKFGFKETDRKDNLIKMELINADWKN is encoded by the coding sequence ATGAAATATATAAAGTTTCAAGATTTATCCCTTGAAGAAAAAAAAGAAGTTTTAAAGTGGAGAAACCATCCTGAAATTAGAAAATGGATGTATAATAAAAATGAAATTTCTTTGGAAGAACATTTAAAATTTATAGATACTTTGGAAAACTCCAATAAAATTTATTTAAAAGTTGATGATTTGGGAGTTGTTAATTTTATAATTTTTAAAGATTATGTGGATTTAGGAATACATAAAAACCCGGTGAAAAAAAGTGTAGGAAATATTTTGCTTAAATTTGCAATAGATTATGCGTTTGATTATTTAAATACAAAAAAAATCATACTTTATGTATTTGAAAATAATGAAAAAGCGATTAGTTTATATAAAAAATTTGGTTTTAAAGAAACAGACAGGAAAGACAATTTAATTAAAATGGAGCTTATCAATGCAGATTGGAAAAATTAA
- a CDS encoding UDP-2,4-diacetamido-2,4,6-trideoxy-beta-L-altropyranose hydrolase: MTVIRVDFSSNIGFGHLKRIENYINKYHIDNVLIICKECDQKFTDIPIIKVENENKFFEKVKELNPETVIIDNYNFTYENEKNFKKLFQNIKLVCFDDNYEKHFCDEIININLYAKPEKYKSKNPEFTKINIIKPLIREEFKKTKNKKYKKKGIFISLGATDAKGIGLRILKELKNRGEIVNFYTTSANKNINKLKRFCRLNKWCKLHIDEDVSIGMAKAEFGIITPSTITWEAIYMKMPFIAVKVAENQNLITKYLKQKRIKVLKENEIYKVSRFIP, translated from the coding sequence ATGACAGTAATAAGGGTTGATTTTAGTTCCAATATTGGTTTTGGGCATTTAAAGAGAATTGAAAATTACATAAATAAGTATCATATTGATAATGTTTTGATTATATGTAAAGAATGTGATCAAAAATTTACGGATATTCCTATAATAAAAGTAGAAAATGAAAACAAATTTTTTGAAAAAGTAAAAGAGTTAAACCCCGAAACAGTCATAATTGACAATTATAATTTTACATACGAAAACGAAAAAAATTTTAAAAAACTTTTTCAAAATATTAAACTTGTATGTTTTGACGATAATTATGAAAAACATTTTTGTGATGAAATAATAAATATTAATCTTTACGCAAAACCGGAAAAATATAAAAGTAAAAATCCTGAATTTACAAAAATCAATATTATAAAGCCTCTGATAAGAGAAGAATTTAAAAAAACAAAAAATAAAAAATATAAGAAAAAAGGGATTTTTATCAGTTTAGGTGCTACAGATGCAAAGGGTATAGGGCTTAGAATATTAAAAGAGCTTAAAAACAGAGGTGAAATAGTAAATTTTTATACTACAAGCGCTAATAAGAATATTAATAAATTAAAACGTTTTTGCAGACTTAACAAATGGTGTAAACTCCATATTGATGAAGATGTCTCTATAGGAATGGCAAAAGCGGAATTCGGGATTATTACACCTTCTACGATAACTTGGGAGGCGATTTATATGAAAATGCCTTTTATTGCTGTTAAGGTGGCGGAAAATCAAAATCTGATAACAAAATATTTGAAACAAAAAAGAATAAAGGTTTTAAAAGAAAATGAAATATATAAAGTTTCAAGATTTATCCCTTGA
- the pseF gene encoding pseudaminic acid cytidylyltransferase has product MNLCVIPARGGSKRIPGKNIKLFHGKPLIAHSIEVAKKSKLFNKIIVSTDSEKIAEVAEKYGAEVQMRPAHLADDHTGSIDVFEYVISRNPGFEYACMIYATAPFLQVKYLKEGYEKLKNSDSCYSFASTTYDFPIWRGFEIQNGKAQMLWPEYMEKRSQDLKEVYHDAGQFYWKKVKCKEKFKFDGNIPILIPRYLVQDIDTLEDFIRAELMYKALNDSNKG; this is encoded by the coding sequence TTGAATTTATGCGTAATACCTGCAAGGGGAGGCAGTAAAAGAATACCCGGAAAAAATATAAAACTTTTTCATGGTAAACCTTTAATTGCCCATAGTATTGAAGTAGCCAAAAAATCAAAACTTTTTAATAAAATTATCGTATCTACAGACAGTGAAAAAATAGCTGAAGTGGCTGAAAAATACGGAGCCGAAGTGCAGATGAGGCCTGCTCATTTAGCAGATGACCATACTGGAAGTATAGATGTATTTGAGTATGTAATATCGAGAAATCCAGGATTTGAGTATGCATGTATGATATATGCCACGGCTCCGTTTTTGCAGGTAAAGTATTTAAAAGAAGGATATGAAAAACTTAAAAATAGTGACTCTTGTTATTCTTTTGCGTCAACTACTTATGATTTTCCTATTTGGAGAGGTTTTGAAATACAAAACGGCAAAGCGCAAATGTTATGGCCGGAATATATGGAAAAAAGAAGTCAGGATTTAAAAGAAGTGTATCATGATGCCGGACAGTTTTACTGGAAAAAAGTAAAATGCAAAGAAAAATTTAAATTTGACGGCAATATTCCAATTTTAATTCCAAGGTATCTGGTTCAGGATATTGATACGCTGGAGGATTTTATAAGAGCAGAACTTATGTATAAGGCCTTAAATGACAGTAATAAGGGTTGA
- a CDS encoding DegT/DnrJ/EryC1/StrS family aminotransferase, which produces MENEYFNFIPYGKQFIDENDKKAVLDVLESDFLTTGPKVQEFEEALAEKLGFKYVVAVCNGTAALHLASRVLLNVGDRVVTTPNSFLSTSNSVLYVGAKPVFVDIEENGLINLDLAEEELKKNKKIKAVYLVTFSGLPFDDEKLKYLKEKYGVKILLDNAHYFGKDSGICDITTYSFHPVKHITTFEGGAVATNDKKTYQKLLRLRNHGMVKDNSMYPWEYKMVDLGYNYRLSDVACALGLSQLEKIDMFLEKRRQIAKYYHDNLPEKIKPLYPYNKKSSYHLFVVRYPFKSFDEKAEFFIKMRQKGIGLQYHYIPINRQPYYVKKGYFKKFPEMERYYKEAFSLPIYYSLKKKEQDYVIKSLEELL; this is translated from the coding sequence ATGGAGAATGAATATTTTAATTTTATTCCATACGGTAAACAGTTTATAGATGAAAATGATAAAAAAGCTGTTTTAGATGTATTAGAGAGTGACTTTTTAACGACAGGACCTAAGGTTCAGGAGTTTGAAGAAGCATTGGCTGAAAAGCTCGGATTTAAATATGTAGTTGCAGTATGCAATGGAACTGCGGCTCTTCATCTTGCAAGCAGGGTACTTTTGAATGTTGGTGACAGGGTGGTTACTACTCCAAATTCTTTTTTGTCTACATCAAACTCCGTTCTTTACGTAGGTGCGAAACCTGTATTTGTGGATATTGAAGAAAACGGTCTTATTAATCTTGACTTGGCGGAAGAGGAACTAAAAAAAAATAAAAAAATAAAAGCCGTTTATTTAGTAACATTTAGCGGGTTGCCGTTTGATGATGAAAAACTTAAATATTTAAAAGAAAAGTACGGGGTTAAAATTTTACTTGATAACGCCCATTATTTTGGAAAAGACAGCGGAATATGCGATATTACCACTTATTCTTTTCATCCGGTTAAACATATTACTACTTTTGAGGGCGGGGCAGTAGCTACTAATGATAAAAAAACATATCAAAAGCTGCTTCGTCTTAGAAATCACGGTATGGTAAAAGATAATTCAATGTATCCTTGGGAATATAAAATGGTGGATTTGGGATATAATTACCGCCTCAGTGACGTAGCGTGTGCACTTGGGTTAAGCCAGCTTGAGAAAATAGATATGTTTTTAGAAAAAAGACGTCAGATTGCAAAATATTACCATGATAATCTGCCTGAGAAAATCAAACCTCTTTATCCTTATAATAAAAAAAGTTCGTATCATCTTTTTGTAGTGAGGTATCCTTTTAAATCGTTTGATGAAAAAGCTGAGTTTTTTATAAAAATGCGTCAAAAAGGCATAGGACTTCAATATCATTATATTCCAATTAACCGGCAACCTTATTATGTAAAAAAAGGCTACTTTAAAAAATTTCCGGAAATGGAAAGATACTATAAAGAAGCATTTTCTCTGCCGATATATTACAGTTTAAAGAAAAAAGAACAGGATTATGTGATTAAATCTTTGGAGGAACTGCTTTGA
- the pseB gene encoding UDP-N-acetylglucosamine 4,6-dehydratase (inverting), whose product MFNGKNILITGGTGSFGKKYTEILLQNYKPNKIIIYSRDELKQFEMAQKYNDKCMRYFIGDVRDKERLKKAMEDVDIVIHAAALKHVPVAEYNPMECIKTNINGAQNVIDCAIEHEVEKVIALSTDKAAAPINLYGATKLASDKLFIAANNLVGKRKTRFSVVRYGNVIGSRGSVVPFFVNLIKKGEKELPITHKDMTRFLITLEEGVKFVLKNFERMQGGEIFVPKIPSMKIVDLAKALCPKCKLKEIGIRPGEKLHEVMITKDDKCIEFSDHYVIKPTINFSFEADYTKNMIGEKGTEKEIGFEYSSGKNDWWLTCEEFLEKAVEFI is encoded by the coding sequence ATGTTTAACGGGAAAAATATATTAATTACGGGCGGAACAGGAAGTTTTGGAAAAAAATATACGGAAATTTTACTTCAAAATTATAAACCGAACAAAATTATAATTTACAGCAGAGATGAGCTTAAACAGTTTGAAATGGCACAAAAATATAATGATAAGTGTATGAGGTATTTTATTGGGGATGTAAGGGATAAAGAAAGACTTAAAAAAGCCATGGAAGATGTGGATATTGTAATACATGCCGCAGCTCTTAAACATGTGCCTGTAGCAGAATATAATCCTATGGAATGTATTAAAACCAATATTAACGGGGCACAAAATGTAATTGACTGCGCTATAGAGCACGAAGTAGAAAAAGTAATTGCACTTTCAACAGATAAAGCGGCTGCTCCTATTAATTTATACGGTGCTACGAAATTAGCTAGTGATAAACTGTTTATTGCAGCAAATAACTTAGTAGGAAAAAGAAAAACCAGATTTTCGGTAGTCAGATACGGAAATGTTATTGGTTCCAGGGGAAGTGTAGTGCCTTTTTTTGTGAATTTAATTAAAAAAGGCGAAAAAGAACTTCCTATTACACATAAAGATATGACAAGATTTTTAATTACTTTGGAAGAGGGTGTAAAGTTTGTGCTTAAAAACTTTGAAAGAATGCAGGGAGGGGAAATATTCGTTCCTAAAATTCCGTCAATGAAAATTGTTGATTTGGCAAAGGCATTATGTCCGAAATGTAAATTAAAAGAAATAGGAATCCGTCCGGGGGAAAAATTACATGAAGTTATGATTACAAAAGATGATAAATGTATTGAGTTTAGTGATCATTATGTAATAAAACCTACTATTAATTTCAGTTTTGAAGCTGATTATACAAAAAATATGATTGGAGAAAAAGGAACTGAGAAAGAAATAGGTTTTGAATATTCTTCAGGTAAAAATGACTGGTGGCTTACATGTGAAGAATTTTTAGAAAAAGCAGTAGAATTTATATAA
- a CDS encoding motility associated factor glycosyltransferase family protein, with amino-acid sequence MSQIFEKNLQALLKKNPQLASKLFSIPTHKNFEVVQQGKDPINLNIIDMKNKFPIYKTQPLEEIQEKQKKFKLYERYPVLFFYGLGNGIFIKLLFANPTHKKIYVFEPNLEIIYIAMHIVDFSEEILNEKLEIIIPEELTYAQALKIFLHKDVQLFAKTFELHIYSEYYENFFAQSIIETNKTLIRAIKQTITNFGNDTIDTLIGIEHHINNLPLMLTSPHFSQLKNKKISDLAIIVSTGPSLAKQLPLLKEIAPYVTIISVDASLPILAKHNIKPDFVTSLERVQLTSEFFKNTPKKFQKDIIMLHASLQHKDVLKYSHGRKILPMRGFRYTKYFGMHKYGYLGIGMSAANMAYELAYFLGYKKIVLIGQDLAYSEEGQSHANGHVLGEKEVQFKDSDEYVIKYGGNGTIRTTRVWNMFRNFFEKDIEFTKKENILTINATEGGARIHGTVEMPFKEVIEKYVDKNIKKKNLKLRTLSEKTVNNLLLKAHNKISHMIDYGQKVQKKIEKVFLDVAEECENLEKLKDENRLEEIDYNKLMKLSRKIDRIKDIIETKKLALMYGETIQSYLVNKELDLAKIMVRPSNTEIEKKAKLIEWIMQHKEWLFMLAGSINAQIITVKRASKNLEKELKKRNIPFVKIK; translated from the coding sequence ATGTCCCAAATTTTTGAAAAAAATTTACAGGCTTTGCTTAAAAAAAATCCTCAGCTTGCATCAAAACTTTTTTCCATTCCGACACATAAAAATTTTGAAGTAGTCCAACAGGGCAAAGACCCGATTAACTTAAATATTATTGATATGAAAAACAAATTTCCTATATATAAAACCCAGCCTTTAGAAGAAATTCAAGAAAAACAAAAAAAATTTAAACTATACGAAAGATATCCCGTATTATTTTTTTACGGCCTTGGAAACGGTATTTTTATAAAATTATTATTTGCCAATCCAACTCATAAAAAAATATATGTTTTCGAACCGAATTTAGAAATAATATATATTGCAATGCATATAGTTGATTTTAGTGAAGAAATTTTAAATGAAAAACTTGAAATAATTATCCCTGAAGAATTAACATATGCACAAGCATTAAAAATATTTTTACATAAAGACGTTCAACTTTTTGCAAAAACATTTGAATTACATATCTATTCTGAATATTATGAAAACTTTTTCGCACAATCAATTATTGAAACTAATAAAACATTAATAAGAGCCATAAAACAAACAATAACAAATTTCGGAAACGACACAATAGATACATTAATAGGAATAGAACATCACATAAACAATCTACCTTTAATGCTTACATCACCTCACTTTTCACAATTAAAAAATAAAAAAATTTCAGATTTAGCTATTATCGTCTCAACAGGGCCTTCTTTAGCCAAACAGCTTCCGTTATTAAAAGAAATAGCCCCTTATGTAACCATAATAAGTGTAGATGCTTCACTGCCTATTTTGGCAAAACATAATATCAAACCTGATTTTGTAACGTCGTTAGAAAGAGTACAGCTTACAAGCGAATTTTTTAAAAACACTCCAAAAAAATTCCAAAAAGACATAATCATGCTTCATGCTTCGCTGCAGCATAAAGATGTTTTAAAATATTCGCACGGAAGAAAAATCTTACCTATGAGAGGCTTCAGATATACAAAATATTTCGGTATGCATAAATACGGATATTTGGGTATCGGCATGAGTGCGGCTAATATGGCTTATGAACTGGCATATTTCCTTGGATATAAAAAAATAGTTTTAATCGGACAAGATCTGGCTTACAGCGAAGAAGGACAGTCTCATGCTAACGGACATGTCCTAGGTGAAAAAGAAGTACAATTTAAAGACAGTGACGAATATGTAATAAAATACGGTGGAAACGGTACAATCAGAACCACAAGAGTCTGGAATATGTTTAGAAACTTCTTTGAAAAAGATATTGAATTTACAAAAAAAGAGAATATATTAACAATCAATGCTACAGAAGGAGGGGCAAGAATCCATGGCACAGTTGAAATGCCTTTTAAAGAAGTAATTGAAAAATATGTGGACAAAAATATCAAAAAGAAAAATTTAAAACTAAGAACACTTTCAGAAAAAACAGTTAATAATTTACTACTAAAAGCACACAATAAAATTTCACATATGATTGATTATGGACAAAAAGTTCAGAAAAAAATAGAAAAAGTATTTTTAGATGTAGCAGAAGAATGTGAAAACTTAGAAAAACTAAAAGATGAAAATAGACTTGAAGAAATTGATTACAATAAGTTAATGAAGTTATCAAGAAAAATAGACAGAATAAAAGACATTATTGAAACAAAAAAATTAGCTCTTATGTACGGAGAAACAATACAAAGCTATCTTGTAAACAAAGAACTTGATCTTGCAAAAATCATGGTTAGACCTTCAAATACAGAAATAGAAAAAAAAGCAAAACTTATTGAATGGATAATGCAACATAAAGAATGGCTGTTTATGCTGGCAGGTAGTATTAACGCCCAAATAATTACTGTAAAAAGGGCTTCTAAAAATTTAGAAAAAGAGCTTAAAAAAAGAAATATCCCTTTCGTAAAAATAAAATAA
- a CDS encoding flagellin A: MGFRINTNIAALNAHAAGVENNRKLSDSLEKLSTGLRINKAADDASGLQIADSLRDQADSLGQAIRNANDAIGLFQIADKAMDEQVKILNTIKVKATQAAQDGQSADSRKALQEDITRLMEELDNIAGTTSYNGMSLLSGQFTNKEFQIGAYSNETVKASIGPTSSDKIGLTRFETGATITESGDVSLTFKNVDGVHDVKLESVVISTGAGTGIGVLAETINKNSDKTGVKATWQVLATGSTTVQDAGTVAIQSLTINGVDIGNITDVKANDSDGKLVAAINAVKDQTGVEAYIDERGNLNLRSLDGRGIKVSGANLSIAGINANGVETYGRLTLTRLDARDIIVSGGSAVGMADSVVAQQTINLRTIKGNFTVDQASAIGAYANSNVSDYNQEIGAGVTTLKGAMAVMDIADAAAHYLDKIRADIGSVQNQLTSTINNISVTQVNVKAAESQIRDVDFAAETAKFQKYNLLAQSGSYALSQANAVQQNVLKLLQ, encoded by the coding sequence ATGGGATTTAGGATAAATACCAATATTGCTGCATTAAATGCACATGCAGCTGGTGTAGAAAATAATAGAAAGCTTAGTGATTCATTAGAAAAGCTAAGTACAGGTCTAAGAATCAACAAAGCTGCAGACGATGCTTCTGGTTTGCAAATTGCAGACTCATTAAGAGATCAGGCTGATTCATTAGGTCAAGCTATCAGAAACGCTAACGATGCAATTGGACTGTTTCAGATAGCTGATAAAGCAATGGATGAGCAAGTAAAAATTCTTAATACAATTAAAGTTAAAGCTACTCAGGCAGCACAGGATGGACAAAGTGCTGATTCTAGAAAAGCTCTTCAAGAAGATATTACTAGACTTATGGAAGAACTTGATAATATCGCAGGTACAACAAGTTATAACGGAATGAGTTTATTAAGCGGTCAATTTACAAACAAAGAATTCCAAATTGGTGCTTATTCGAATGAAACTGTTAAAGCAAGTATTGGTCCAACATCTTCGGATAAGATTGGACTTACAAGATTTGAAACAGGTGCTACTATTACTGAGTCAGGAGATGTTTCATTAACATTTAAAAATGTAGACGGTGTACATGATGTAAAACTTGAAAGCGTAGTTATTTCAACTGGTGCAGGAACAGGTATTGGAGTACTTGCAGAAACAATTAACAAAAATTCTGATAAAACAGGAGTAAAAGCAACTTGGCAAGTACTTGCAACAGGTAGCACAACTGTACAAGATGCAGGAACTGTGGCAATTCAAAGTTTGACAATCAACGGTGTTGATATTGGAAATATTACAGACGTTAAAGCAAACGACAGCGACGGTAAATTAGTTGCAGCAATTAATGCTGTTAAAGACCAAACAGGTGTTGAAGCTTATATTGACGAAAGAGGTAATCTAAACTTAAGAAGTTTAGACGGAAGAGGAATTAAAGTAAGCGGTGCAAACTTAAGTATTGCAGGTATCAATGCAAATGGTGTGGAAACATACGGAAGACTTACATTAACAAGACTTGATGCTAGAGATATTATTGTAAGTGGGGGCAGTGCTGTTGGAATGGCTGATAGTGTTGTTGCACAGCAGACAATTAACTTAAGAACAATTAAAGGGAATTTTACTGTTGATCAGGCAAGTGCAATCGGTGCTTATGCTAATAGTAATGTATCAGATTATAATCAAGAAATCGGTGCAGGTGTAACAACACTTAAAGGTGCTATGGCAGTTATGGATATTGCAGATGCTGCAGCACATTATTTAGACAAAATTAGAGCAGATATAGGTTCAGTGCAAAATCAGTTAACAAGTACAATTAACAACATTTCAGTAACACAGGTAAATGTAAAAGCTGCAGAATCACAAATCAGAGACGTAGACTTTGCAGCAGAAACTGCAAAATTCCAAAAATACAATCTTCTTGCACAATCAGGAAGTTATGCATTGTCTCAAGCAAATGCAGTTCAGCAGAATGTTTTAAAACTGTTACAATAA